Proteins from a genomic interval of Chanos chanos chromosome 3, fChaCha1.1, whole genome shotgun sequence:
- the cables2b gene encoding CDK5 and ABL1 enzyme substrate 2, protein MAAAACSPHTTLSNCTAKPHREYLRKNRDSRRRQAALLFLNNISLDGRPVQHLNVASQEGHCDTELQGTDIGATVNELSPASSTYGTFPNLSSSASCGAVSPIPRLGVLNVPPILVLPSDSAINDVGTSEVFLEKGRGSFSSQGNLLSPSGLQPTPLEPRKSPTLLSVQSCNSMTLDSRQRSRNLSGSPRLRPLKKVHFIKNMRQYDTSGSRIVLICAKRSLCAAFSVLPYGESFLISDPKLEGGPRRRHSSGAISSTLEMLPGLEGVELGVYGRSVSYAQFLYPTNALVKQKPSSVDITLQMPYSRNSIPRSCPPSRLNSTVGLDLGLDDTEYDPNLLSDPQWPCGKHKRVLIFASYMTTVIEYVKPSDLKKDMNETFREKFPHIKLTLSKIRSLKREIRSVGEECNLQPVTIAMAFVYFEKLVLQGRLNKQNRKLVTAACLLLAAKISSDLKKQEVKQLIDKLEERFRIGRRELIQFEFTILVALEMALYLPESKVMPHYRSLVQQP, encoded by the exons ATGGCGGCTGCTGCCTGCAGTCCTCATACGACGTTGAGCAACTGCACTGCCAAACCACATAGAGAGTATCTGCGGAAAAATAGAGATTCGCGCAGAAGGCAAGCTGCTCTTTTATTCCTAAATAATATATCCCTTGATGGACGGCCGGTTCAGCACCTAAATGTGGCAAGCCAGGAGGGCCATTGCGATACCGAATTACAGGGTACCGACATTGGCGCGACTGTGAATGAACTGTCACCAGCGTCGAGCACCTACGGAACGTTCCCTAATCTGTCATCCTCAGCAAGCTGTGGTGCCGTCAGTCCAATTCCAAGACTTGGAGTTCTCAATGTCCCTCCTATTCTGGTCCTTCCATCGGATTCAGCAATTAATGATGTCGGGACCTCAGAGGTATTTCTGGAAAAGGGTAGGGGATCCTTCTCGTCGCAAGGCAATCTTCTTTCCCCATCTGGTCTTCAGCCGACTCCCCTCGAACCACGGAAGTCACCGACCCTGCTCTCTGTCCAGAGTTGCAACTCGATGACTTTGGATTCTCGGCAGAG GTCTCGTAATCTGTCCGGTTCCCCTCGTCTGCGGCCACTGAAGAAGGTCCACTTCATTAAGAACATGAGACAGTACGACACCAGCGGCAGCAG GATTGTGCTCATCTGTGCCAAACGCTCCCTGTGTGCAGCATTCTCAGTGTTACCTTACGGAGAGAGCTTCCtcatcag TGATCCAAAGCTGGAGGGGGGTCCGAGACGTAGGCACTCCTCTGGAGCAATATCCAGCACACTGGAGATGCTTCCGGGACTTGAGGGGGTGGAGCTAGGCGTCTATGGGCGG tctgtgtcGTACGCCCAGTTCCTGTACCCTACTAACGCCCTGGTGAAGCAGAAGCCCTCATCTGTAGACATCACACTACAAATGCCGTACTCCAGGAACAGCATCCCCAGGAGCTGCCCGCCCTCACGCCTCAACAGCACCGTCGGATTGGACCTGG gtttAGATGACACTGAATATGATCCTAATTTACTTAGCGACCCCCAGTGGCCATgtggaaaacacaaaagagtGCTCATCTTTGCCTCTTACATg acGACGGTGATTGAGTATGTGAAACCGTCGGATCTGAAGAAAGATATGAATGAGACATTTAGAGAGAAGTTTCCACATATCAAGCTGACACTAAGCAAGATCAGGAG TCTGAAGAGAGAAATTCGTTCTGTGGGGGAGGAGTGTAACTTGCAGCCTGTCACTATAGCGATGGCTTTTGTCTACTTTGAAAAACTGGTGCTGCAGGGACGCCTAAACAAGCAGAACAGGAAGCTGGTGACAGCAGCGTGCCTGTTACTCGCTGCCAAAATCAGCAGTGACCTTAAGAAACAGGAGGTCAAACAACTGATCGAT AAATTAGAAGAGAGATTCCGCATCGGCCGCCGGGAGCTAATCCAGTTTGAGTTCACCATCCTGGTTGCCCTGGAGATGGCACTGTATCTACCGGAGAGCAAAGTCATGCCCCACTACCGCAGCCTGGTCCAGCAGCCCTGA
- the ccm2l gene encoding cerebral cavernous malformations 2 protein-like → MDYEPKKAKKGFVSPIKRLVFPKAGRRQADRGNVYRRPLHTVPLYPPDFLIHPERLIYDYVEKEVKFLGHLTWVSCSLNPSSRDELLQLLDTARKLKVLPLRTSPEQDCILSLSARCLLLTWRDNEKLLLRIPTHEIAAASYLRDDALHLLVLKTGLNVDTVLAGGSLEKRPTGLEGRRQTMSNTDPRPAGGTMERRHTICGLDWKPSSRHESKQSSSGGGAQGGTGGGGGGGGCGGGSGGGGSLERKQVGGSWERRQTRKACGGSWEKRPMSGSWDRRPVGGSWERRGGGGGVVVGSWEKRHGPGSKPGGSWERKHSQGGSWERRQACTGSWERGKSYGSWERRNHNPLEPTPCPDAYCNLVILAVENRDAAEEYCALICQMFQIIYGHQTIECVDRAGYHYTIPDHYWFQRSDSCLTDMTYGYDTDFSCCSSYDGSQDAFDPYYSENYSESSSLSLHDSHRSLASLHSDSEPSNASLQLMQEYMITLRSKLAPLEIQQFALLLREYRVGALIEEFCADLLQLYGDTRKFLLLGMRPFIPDKDVGTFESFLEGIGIREGGILTDSFGRIKRSMSSTSATAVRGYDSWSLPSDSHDFNRRISDITHDIEALGFEEGDIEEEDYYL, encoded by the exons GGCTTCGTGTCACCCATTAAACGGCTGGTTTTCCCTAAGGCCGGACGCAGGCAGGCGGACAGGGGCAACGTTTATCGCCGTCCGCTCCATACCGTCCCCCTTTACCCTCCAGACTTTCTCATCCACCCTGAGAGACTCATCTATGATTATGTGGAGAAAGAAGTCAAG tttctgGGTCACCTGACTTGGGTGTCATGCTCCTTGAACCCATCGAGCAGAGACGAACTGCTGCAGCTTCTAGACACAGCCAGG AAATTAAAAGTCCTTCCGCTGAGGACAAGCCCGGAGCAGGACTGCATCCTCAGCTTGTCTGCTCGCTGTCTGCTGCTGACCTGGAGGGACAATGAGAAATTGCTGCTCAGAATTCCAACACATGAGATTGCTGCTGCCTCCTACCTGCGAGATGATGCACTGCACCTACTGGTGCTCAAGACAG GTCTGAATGTTGACACGGTCCTTGCTGGGGGCAGTTTAGAGAAGAGACCCACTGGCCTCGAGGGTCGCAGGCAGACAATGAGCAATACGGATCCTCGTCCAGCAGGGGGCACAATGGAACGTCGCCACACCATCTGTGGCTTGGACTGGAAACCGTCCTCACGGCATGAGTCCAAACAAAGCAGCAGTGGAGGGGGGGCTCAAGGTGGCacaggtgggggtgggggtgggggtggatgtgGTGGAGGGTCAGGTGGAGGGGGCAGTTTAGAAAGGAAACAGGTGGGGGGCAGCTGGGAGCGGAGGCAGACCCGTAAAGCGTGCGGAGGCAGCTGGGAAAAGCGGCCCATGAGCGGAAGCTGGGACCGGCGACCGGTAGGGGGGAGTTGGGAGCGTCgtgggggaggtggaggtgtGGTGGTGGGTAGCTGGGAGAAGAGGCATGGGCCAGGGAGTAAACCTGGAGGGAGCTGGGAAAGGAAACACAGTCAAGGGGGAAGCTGGGAGCGTCGGCAGGCCTGCACGGGGAGTTGGGAGCGGGGCAAGTCCTACGGTAGCTGGGAAAGGCGGAACCACAACCCCCTGGAGCCCACGCCCTGTCCGGACGCCTACTGTAACCTGGTTATACTGGCTGTGGAAAACAGG gatGCGGCAGAAGAATACTGTGCTCTCATCTGTCAGATGTTCCAGATTATCTATGGACACCAGACTATTGAGTGTGTGGATAGGGCCGGATACCACTACACAATACCTGATCACTACTGGTTCCAGAGGA GTGACAGCTGCCTGACAGATATGACATATGGTTATGACACTGACTTTAGCTGCTGCAGTTCCTA CGATGGCTCTCAGGATGCCTTTGATCCATACTACAGTGAAAACTACAGTGAGAGCTCATCGCTGTCTCTGCACGATTCCCACCGGAGCTTGGCCTCTCTGCACAGCGACAGTGAGCCCAGCAACGCCAGTCTGCAGCTGATGCAGGAATACATGATTACA TTGAGGAGTAAGCTGGCCCCTCTGGAGATCCAACAGTTCGCCCTGTTACTGCGAGAGTATCGAGTGGGAGCCCTGATCGAGGAGTTCTGCGCAGACCTTCTTCAGCTGTATGGAGATACCCGCAAATTCCTGCTCCTAG GTATGAGACCCTTTATTCCCGATAAGGACGTGGGCACCTTCGAGAGCTTTCTGGAAGGTATCGGAATCCGAGAAGGTGGGATCCTGACAGACAGTTTTGGGCGAATTAAAAGGAGCATGAGCAGTACCTCTGCGACGGCAGTTCGTGGGTACGACAGCTGGTCCCTCCCCTCTGACTCACACGATTTCAACCGTCGAATCAGTGACATCACACACGACATTGAGGCACTTGGGTTTGAAGAGGGAGACATTGAGGAGGAAGATTACTACTTGTGA